A genomic region of Bdellovibrionales bacterium contains the following coding sequences:
- a CDS encoding S8 family serine peptidase translates to MGQLDSAGTEGISGVDIGVESAWNLTVGSSAVVVAVIDTGVDETLPDLSPNMWVNVQEQNGIPGVDDDNNGFVDDVHGYDFANKDGQPRDDHGHGSHCSGTIGAKGDDNLGIVGVAWNVKIMAVKFLGADGSGNLADAVEAIDYATTMGANIMNNSWGGGGYSKALEEAIQRSEKAGVLFVAAAGNSSLNTDIKPSYPASYSVGNIISVAAVDNKGELAEFSNWGKASVHVAAPGVNIFSTTPSGYESWSGTSMAAPHVSGVAALLLASDMGLNSIELKNRLISFAKPSRRLRNKVISGMVNAYHAITQTPHQPDVEDPFYWMQESYSLSSPHPYADNYSETWKISRPGANKIAVLFSKFETELNYDVVTFSDQNGTIVGSWSGDNEDTFSPVINGDTMIITIKSDNSVGRYGFDIKAIAFK, encoded by the coding sequence GTGGGACAACTCGATTCTGCGGGTACGGAGGGGATATCCGGTGTCGATATTGGCGTTGAAAGTGCCTGGAATTTGACGGTTGGTTCCTCCGCCGTTGTCGTTGCTGTGATCGATACGGGAGTGGATGAAACTCTGCCTGATTTGAGTCCCAACATGTGGGTGAACGTTCAGGAACAAAATGGTATTCCGGGCGTGGACGATGACAACAATGGATTCGTGGATGATGTGCATGGATATGATTTTGCGAACAAAGATGGTCAGCCCAGAGATGATCATGGCCATGGCTCCCATTGTTCTGGAACGATTGGGGCCAAAGGAGATGATAATCTGGGAATAGTGGGCGTAGCGTGGAATGTGAAGATCATGGCCGTGAAATTTCTTGGGGCAGATGGGTCTGGAAATTTAGCAGATGCTGTAGAGGCCATCGATTATGCGACCACCATGGGCGCAAATATCATGAATAATTCATGGGGTGGTGGAGGGTACAGCAAAGCTCTTGAGGAAGCCATTCAGCGTTCTGAAAAAGCGGGTGTACTTTTTGTCGCAGCAGCTGGTAATTCATCTTTGAATACCGATATCAAACCTTCCTACCCTGCGAGTTACAGCGTGGGAAATATTATTTCGGTCGCTGCTGTGGACAACAAAGGAGAACTGGCAGAGTTTTCCAATTGGGGCAAAGCCTCAGTTCATGTGGCCGCGCCTGGAGTGAATATCTTTAGCACAACGCCATCTGGTTATGAGTCTTGGTCCGGAACCTCTATGGCGGCACCCCACGTCTCAGGAGTTGCGGCCCTCCTTTTGGCCTCAGACATGGGCTTGAATAGCATTGAACTAAAAAATAGATTAATTTCATTTGCCAAACCAAGCCGCAGGCTGAGGAATAAAGTCATATCTGGGATGGTAAATGCTTATCATGCTATTACCCAAACGCCCCATCAGCCAGATGTGGAGGACCCATTTTACTGGATGCAGGAATCGTATTCCCTTTCTTCACCTCATCCTTACGCGGATAATTACTCTGAGACCTGGAAAATCAGTCGCCCAGGAGCAAATAAGATAGCTGTTCTATTTTCAAAATTTGAAACTGAATTAAACTATGATGTGGTGACATTTAGCGATCAGAACGGAACAATTGTCGGTTCATGGTCAGGAGATAATGAAGATACTTTCTCCCCAGTGATCAACGGAGACACAATGATCATAACGATAAAGAGTGATAATAGCGTTGGTAGGTATGGATTCGATATTAAAGCAATAGCCTTTAAATAA
- a CDS encoding succinate dehydrogenase/fumarate reductase iron-sulfur subunit, with product MNLKLKVWRQNGPEDKGYFMEYELKDISTDASFLEMLDVMNEQLVKIGEAAVEFDHDCREGICGACSLVINGNPHGPDGSTTTCQLHMRRFQDGDTVVIEPFRAKAFPVVKDLMVDRSAFDRIISAGGYISTSTGSAQDANAIPIGKDRADRSFSAATCIGCGACVAVCINASASLFVSAKLAHLSLLPQGEVEKHGRVLDMVRQMDKEGFGGCTNTGACAAACPKDISLENIAQMNRQFLIGSALER from the coding sequence ATAAATTTAAAGCTGAAGGTGTGGAGGCAAAATGGTCCTGAAGATAAGGGCTATTTTATGGAATATGAATTGAAGGATATTTCAACAGACGCTTCGTTCTTGGAGATGCTCGACGTGATGAATGAGCAGTTAGTAAAAATCGGGGAGGCAGCTGTTGAATTTGATCATGATTGCAGGGAGGGAATCTGTGGAGCCTGCTCTCTGGTTATCAATGGTAACCCTCACGGACCGGATGGGAGCACCACCACTTGTCAGCTGCATATGCGTCGATTTCAGGATGGTGATACTGTTGTTATCGAACCATTTAGGGCAAAGGCCTTTCCTGTCGTAAAGGACTTAATGGTTGATAGATCTGCATTTGATCGAATTATATCCGCAGGCGGGTATATATCAACTTCGACGGGAAGTGCGCAGGATGCCAACGCCATACCGATCGGTAAGGATAGGGCGGATCGCTCTTTTTCGGCTGCGACCTGTATCGGGTGCGGAGCTTGTGTTGCGGTTTGCATCAATGCTTCTGCAAGTCTCTTTGTCTCGGCAAAATTGGCTCATCTTTCTCTTCTTCCACAGGGCGAAGTTGAAAAGCACGGAAGAGTTCTAGATATGGTGAGGCAGATGGATAAAGAGGGATTTGGCGGATGCACGAATACAGGAGCCTGTGCCGCAGCCTGCCCAAAAGATATCTCTCTTGAGAACATTGCTCAAATGAATCGCCAATTTTTGATTGGTTCAGCTCTAGAACGATAG
- a CDS encoding fumarate reductase/succinate dehydrogenase flavoprotein subunit — translation MATNKLDSKSPSGPIESSWERHKFGLKLVNPANKRKFNIVVVGTGLAGASAAASLAELGYNVKAFCIQDSPRRAHSIAAQGGINAAKNYRNDGDSIYRLFYDTVKGGDFRARESNVYRLAQVSTQIIDHCVALGVPFAREYGGLLDNRSFGGAQVSRTFYARGQTGQQLLIGAYSSMMRQVKEGGVTLYPRREMLDLVLVDGVARGITVRNLTTGQIESHVADAVVLATGGYGNVFYLSTNAKNSNVTAAWRCHKKGAYFANPCFTQIHPTCIPVSGTYQSKLTLMSESLRNDGRVWVPAQKGDKRQPQGIPLAERDYYLERIYPSFGNLVPRDVASRQAKFRVDEGRGVGTSGIAVYLDFKDAVDRLGEAAVAEKYGNLFQMYEKITGENPYSVPMRIYPAVHYTMGGLWVDYNLQSTIPGLHVLGEANFSDHGANRLGASALMQGLADGFFVIPYTIGNFLASTKLPKIDENHEAFKASREEVTQRYDRLLRIKGSSTVDDFHRQLGHLMWEHVGMSRKAAGLKQVGLEIRRLRDRFWQDVKVTGEPTFKNSELEKAGRVADFLELGELMALDALERNESCGGHFREEYQTPENEAMRDDGNFCHVSAWDYSQDGGKMHWSLHKEALLFEHVKLSTRSYK, via the coding sequence ATGGCCACAAATAAATTGGATAGCAAATCACCCTCGGGCCCGATTGAATCATCCTGGGAAAGACACAAATTTGGTTTGAAATTGGTGAACCCAGCGAACAAAAGAAAATTTAATATAGTTGTTGTAGGGACTGGTCTGGCCGGTGCTTCTGCGGCGGCGAGCTTGGCCGAGCTTGGGTACAATGTGAAGGCCTTTTGTATCCAGGACTCTCCTCGTCGGGCTCATTCAATTGCTGCTCAGGGCGGCATTAATGCTGCAAAAAATTATCGTAATGATGGAGACTCCATTTACCGTCTGTTCTATGACACGGTCAAGGGAGGGGATTTTCGCGCTCGAGAAAGCAATGTTTATCGATTGGCCCAGGTCTCAACTCAAATTATTGATCATTGCGTGGCCTTGGGCGTTCCTTTTGCGAGGGAATACGGAGGACTGCTCGATAATCGATCATTTGGAGGGGCCCAGGTATCGCGCACTTTCTATGCTCGAGGCCAAACGGGTCAACAGCTATTGATTGGGGCTTACTCTTCCATGATGAGACAGGTGAAGGAAGGTGGAGTTACCCTTTATCCGCGACGAGAAATGTTGGATTTAGTTTTGGTTGATGGCGTAGCCAGAGGGATCACCGTGAGAAATCTGACCACAGGTCAGATAGAATCCCATGTTGCAGATGCTGTGGTGCTTGCCACTGGTGGTTATGGTAACGTTTTCTACTTATCAACAAACGCAAAAAATTCAAATGTTACAGCGGCCTGGCGTTGCCATAAAAAGGGGGCTTATTTTGCTAACCCTTGTTTTACTCAAATTCATCCGACATGTATCCCGGTTTCGGGAACCTATCAGTCAAAGCTGACTCTGATGTCCGAGTCTCTTCGTAACGACGGCAGAGTCTGGGTTCCTGCGCAGAAAGGCGATAAGCGACAACCTCAAGGAATACCTCTCGCCGAACGTGATTATTATTTAGAGAGAATTTATCCTAGCTTCGGAAATCTTGTGCCTCGCGATGTTGCTTCTCGGCAGGCCAAATTTCGCGTTGATGAGGGGCGTGGAGTGGGGACCTCCGGGATTGCTGTATACCTAGATTTTAAAGATGCCGTCGATCGTTTGGGAGAAGCTGCAGTTGCCGAAAAGTACGGCAATCTCTTTCAAATGTATGAGAAAATAACTGGAGAAAATCCGTACTCCGTGCCCATGAGAATCTATCCAGCCGTTCATTATACAATGGGGGGGCTTTGGGTTGATTACAATTTGCAAAGTACAATTCCGGGACTTCATGTTTTGGGAGAAGCTAATTTTTCGGATCATGGCGCCAACAGACTTGGTGCCTCCGCGCTGATGCAGGGGCTTGCGGATGGTTTCTTTGTGATTCCCTATACGATTGGAAATTTTTTGGCATCGACCAAACTACCCAAAATCGATGAAAATCATGAAGCTTTTAAAGCAAGCCGAGAGGAAGTGACGCAAAGGTATGATCGCCTTTTGAGAATAAAGGGGTCCAGCACTGTTGATGATTTCCACCGTCAGTTGGGACATTTGATGTGGGAGCATGTAGGCATGTCGAGAAAGGCGGCTGGGCTGAAGCAGGTTGGCCTGGAAATCCGACGTCTTCGAGACCGTTTTTGGCAAGATGTGAAGGTGACCGGTGAACCCACCTTTAAGAATTCTGAACTTGAAAAGGCGGGCCGCGTGGCAGACTTCTTAGAACTGGGCGAGTTGATGGCCTTAGATGCCTTAGAGAGAAATGAATCTTGTGGAGGACATTTTCGAGAGGAGTACCAAACTCCCGAAAATGAAGCGATGCGCGACGATGGAAATTTTTGTCATGTATCCGCTTGGGATTACTCCCAAGATGGAGGGAAGATGCATTGGAGTTTACATAAAGAGGCTCTTTTGTTTGAGCATGTGAAATTATCAACTCGTAGTTATAAGTAA